TTCCCGGTAGAAGGTTCCATCggaacaattatttatttcaaagtacctcgtctctttgttaaaaaaataaaaagaaaaaacaaaaaggaagtgtggggaaaaatgacaagaagatattggaacatcaatttggaagagatgatggaggccggagttcattttggtcatggtactaagaaatggaatcctagaatggccccttacatctctgcaaagcgtaaaggtattcatattacaaatctcactagaacggctcgttttttatcagaagcctgtgatttagtttttgatgcagcaagtaggggaaaaaacttcttaattgttggtaccaaaaataaagcagcggattcagtagcatcagctgcaataagggcccggtgtcattatgttaataaaaaatgGCTCGGTGGTATGTTAACGAATTGGTCTACTACGGAAACGAGACTTCAAAAGTTCAGGGATTTAAGAGCAGAACAAAAGATGGGGAAACTCAACCGTCTTCCCAAAAGAGATGCCGCAATGTTGAAGAGAAAATTATCTGCCTTGCAAACATATCTCGGCGGTATCAAATATATGACGGGATTGCCTGATATTGTGATCATCGTTGATCAGCAAGAAGAATATATGGCTCTTCGAGAATGTGTAATTTTAGGGATTCCGACGATTTGTTTAATCGATACAAATTGTGACCCCGATCTCGCAGATATTTCGATCCCAGCCAATGATGACGCTATAGCTTCAATCCGATTGGTTCTTAACAAATTAGTATCCGCAATTTGTGAGGGCCGTTGTAGCTATATAAGAAATCGTTGATTATGATTAAGaataattagttaattatttggggattttatagatttattggatcggttactattcttgaattaaaaaaaagaaaaaacaaaatggaaatgtgggcatattgataatatgttatgatgttatgtgatttcttggtatcctatgtaatttcttgatatcctaaatatacgattgatgaatacaattagtgattcaagttggtgagttgagaaagagatggttgaatcaaaataatttattttttgaagttcaatttttgttagaggaccatatgaatgttataccatgttccattaaaacactcaaggggttatacgatatatcgggtgtagaagtaggccaacatttctattggcaaataggaggtttacaagtccatgcccaagtacttatcacttcttgggtagtaattgctatcttattaggttcggtgatcctagctgttcggaatccacaaaccattccgaccggcggtcagaatttcttcgaatatgtccttgaatttattcgagacttgagcaaaacccagattggagaagaatatggtccttgggttccctttattggaactatgttcctatttatttttgtttctaactGGTCAGGTGCTCTTTTACCTTGGAAAATTATACAGTTACCTCATGGGGAGTTAGCTGCGCCCACGAATGATATAAATACTACTGTTGCTTTAGCTTTACTCACGTCAGTCGCATATTTTTATGCGGGTCTTAGCAAAAAAGGATTGGGTTATTTTGGGAAATACATTCAACCAACTCCAATACTTTTACCAATTAACATCCTAGAAGATTTCACAAAACCCTTATCTCTTAGTTTTCGACTTTTCGGGAATATATTGGCTGATGAATTAGTAGTTGTCGTTCTTGTTTCTTTAGTCCCTTCAGTAGTTCCTATACCTGTCATGTTTCTTGGATTATTTACAAGTGGTATTCAAGCTCTTATTTTTGCAACGTTAGCTGCGGCTTATATAGGTGAATCCATGGAGGGTCATCATTGACTAGCTTTCAAAatagtctttttattattattttttattattattattaagtaagtttatcccaattcatgcgtggttcaagataatccaattggttggggaacataataacgtattactatatgacttagagttttaggagaaaagatggacggtattacagaattgtaaaaaaaaaaagaagggttggggaggttatactagatgtatgtaatgtctataagctcggaccccgtctatgtttctaggaatgattctagaatccgatttaatctaaaaaaaatgcgggtggtttacgttatggaagaaacaaatatatatgtcatattagaatgacattagatattcattagttatataaggctatccctatcatcctatataacatcactatattacataattacatgctattacttaattacatgctattacttaattacatactattactatttttataatcataacttctactctgtaatcataatataatcctatacataatataaaatataatcctatacataatataatcctataatgataatataatataataataatattaatataataataatataataaatataataataaataataataaataaataaataaatataagtaaataaatataagtaataaaataagtattagttaacattaataattagtttaatagttaatattaatataagtattaatattcatatgtaaaatatctaagtatcaattaagtattagttaatataatcatttataattatattatcgataattattagtattaattattactatatattgatattggtactactacatacttttatattactacatattgatatattgatattgatttgtattggtattaatttgattgatattgattgcagctcacactgcatttagtcacactccatttagacggatttcaatatcagtccttctattttgtctgtgattgtggattgaatgaacaaagagatgaactcaagaatggtgtagtaaagaacgaagaattaaatgaaagagtggttcgaaacaaagaaatacaatagttagaactgtatgcatatggatttacaaaaactccattatgggtaaaaacgagatagttgtgacgattcagttcagtaatttagtaatattatcatttcaattcggagtttttagttacttcggaccgctggatcttaatgataaaatgagtaataattcattggttgattgtatcattaaccatttctttttttttgtgcgaggaacttaccatgaatccactgatttctgccgcttccgttattgctgctggattggccgtggggcttgcttctattggacctggagttggtcaaggtactgctgcaggccaagctgtagaaggtattgcgagacaaccagaagcagagggtaaaatacgaggtactttattgcttagtctagcttttatggaagctttaacaatttacggactggtcgtggcgttagcgcttttatttgcgaatccttttgtttaatcctagaaataaatagaaaaaagtaccttacatacttttttcttattttattaactttaacttggaattgccctttgcttcttcgaattatatttacactttacttataaattacttatttgttgagacaatacgccaggaagggctgatttgaggatgaggaattaccagattcgcttgctttcttcctttctgtccttagcttagtacaatagaaaacttttttactttcattgttcgaagcgtttcaacaaacgaaatagttatcaattgatatgagatctaagacctaagtaaagtatcttattggaaacttcttgaaaacttaaaaaataataaatttcaaacaaatgatttaatctattgccattaaataaagtggaaatgaaattaataaaaagaaatcgatcaaaaaaaggcgagtgaagtgatacaaaaagaactctgttctttgttagtcctatccataagagaggggagcatatgaaaaatgtaatcgattctttcgtttccttgggtcactggccatccgccgggagtttcgggtttaataccgatattttagcaacaaatccaataaatctaagtgtagtgcttggtgtattgatttattttggaaagggagtgtgtgcgagttgtgtatttcaagaataggttggatccatccagctgcactttatttatggtatttataggagaaataggaaaaaggtgcacgatctcgacgaattacttctgaataaattaagaaatcatatgtaagaaccatagcatttcgtgacttattggtaaatccactttgattctctatcaaccaataatgtgagaccattaacatggttaaagctaaattgtttaaagtccaggtaaaacatggtactctttctaccacttctaccactacgttagtaacgaaatggttaaaaaaaaaatagttggtaatttatttgatttgatatagaacactcatatcgataaaagaatttgaaccatttactagaaaaatgagcactttgctttttttatctaatgccgaaatgacgacctatgtataaaaaaagaggaatttttggacttgaagaaacaaataaaaaatataataattattattttcatttttttaaaatgaaaaatgaaatagaattctaaaaatgaaaatgataaataaaatacaaaacaaatataaataaaatacaaataaagaaacaactttgctgacaattctagatttttgtctggtctagtcggaagagtcctcctgatattctggtcttgtatcagttttgacatctttgaatacaaacagaaaagagagggtaggctcattacattaaaaaagatatgggaatacccacaccataaataaaacattaaaaaagatatgggaatacccacaccataaataaaataaataattgagcgtgagagccaaatgaatcgaaagattcatgtttggttcgggaagagatcatggaagttttgaaattaatgataagataatctactttcattaaatgatttattagataatcgaaaacagaggattttgaatactattcgaaattcggaagaattacgtaaaggggccattgagcagctcgaaagagcccgggctcgcttacgtaaagtggaaatggaagcagatgagtatcgaatgaatggatactctgaaatagaacgagaaaaacaaaatttgattaatgccactagtaatagtttggaacaattagaaaattacaaaaatgaaacccttcagtttgaacaacaaagagcgattaatcaggtccgacaacgagttttccaacaagccttacaaggagctctaggaactctgaatagttgcttgaatagcgagttacatttccgtacgatccgtgctaatattggcattctcggggccatgcaagaaataactgattagcccttctttttttagttatagtttaggcattatttttatcttttccttcctaaaaagaataaagaaacactaatggtaacccttcgagccgacgaaattagtaatattattcgtgagcgtattgaacaatatagtagagaaataaagattgtgaataccggtaccgtacttcaagtaggcgacggaattgctcgtgttcatggtcttgatgaagtaatggcaggtgaattagtagagtttcaagagggtacaataggcattgctctgaatttggaatcaaataatgttggcgttgtattaatgggtgatggtttgatgatacaagagggaagttccgtaaaagcaacaggacgaattgctcagatacctgtgagtgagggttatttgggtcgtgttataaatgctctggctaaacctattgatgggagaggtgaaatttcagcttctgaatctcggttaattgaatctcctgccccaggtattatttctagacgttctgtatatgagcctcttcaaacggggcttattgccattgattcgatgatccctataggacgcggtcagcgagaattaattattggggacagacagaccggcaaaacagccgtagccacagatacgattctcaatcaaaaaggtcaaaatgtaatatgtgtttatgtagctattggtcaaaaagcatcttctgtggctcaggtagtgactactttccgggaaaagggggcgatggaatatactattgtggtagccgaaacggcggattcacctgctacattacaatacctcgctccttatacgggagcggctctggctgagttttttatgtatcgtggacaacatactttaataatttatgatgatctctccaaacaggcacaagcttatcgccaaatgtctcttctattaagaagacctcccggtcgtgaagcttatccaggagatgttttttatttgcattcacgacttttggaaagagccgctaaatcaaattctagtttaggtgaaggaagtatgaccgctttaccgatagttgagactcaatctggagacgtttcagcttatattcctactaatgtaatttccattacagatggacaaatattcttatctgccgatctattcaatgctggaatccgacctgctattaatgtgggtatttccgtttccagagtaggatccgcagctcaaattaaagccatgaaacaagtagccggcaaatcaaaattggaactagcgcaattcacagagttagaagcctttgcacaattcgcttctgatctcgataaagctactcagaatcaattggcaagaggtcaacgattacgcgagttgcttaaacaatcccaatcagaccctctcgcagtggaagaacagatagctactatttataccggagcgaatggatatcttgatccgctagaaattggacaggtaaagaaatttctcagtcagttacgtagctacttaaaaaacaataaacctaaatttcaagaaattatatcttctaccaagacattcaccgaggaagtagaatttcttttgaaggaagctattcaagaacagatcgaactgtttttacttcaggaacaaacataaatttcttacttttattctattcttggtatattctattcttagtacaagagtaatcattgagaaatagttctgattcgaatgattcaaaaagggtttcttagtatagccatttttaaaaagtatagccattttaaaaatagatggaaataaattgcgtccaataggatttgaacctataccaaaggtttagaagacctctgtcctatccattagacaatggacgcttttcattcctattttatttttttgtattcttactttcttttgttcggataaaaaatcaaattacacggaaaatattttagggaataaaaaagaatgcatatctaaattgatggtgcatgtatgtataatacataataagatgtataatacataacataataagatgtataatacataataagaaatatggagcgggtagcgggaatcgaacccgcatcGTTAGCTTGGAAGGCTAGGGGTTATAGTCGACGTTGCTTGATCACTTTTAACGTCTCTAATTCAAAACCGAACgtgaaattttgatttcattcgGCTCCTTTATGGAAGATTGATGTATTCCTAGAGAAAATTAGATCCATAACATCTATGTCAGCCTTTCTGTCTGAATGTATCCCAAACTACTCGCTTACTAGATGATCCCTCTAGAGGAGAGGGATTATACCAAATCCGTCTAGTCTAGTTACTTCGTTCCCTATTTCCACTCGCAGGATCCCGAGGAAAAGAATTTGGTTTCCACCGAGCTGAAACAATATGCTGATGGTTCTAGTAAACCAAAACCACCCTTTTCTAGCTTGTTTGGCTTCAATTTCCCttttacaacaccaaaatttaagatctagttacgattggaaataaacttttgtatcttcatccatagatcctttattcatactcattcgattggaagaattgatccaattcaaaaaaaattatgtttcacgACTCCATATACATAATCCAATTTTCTTATTCAATTTCGAAAATAGAATTTCTAATTGGACTTTGGATACAAATCGTGAGAATGTATGTTCTTCCTCAAATATGCTATTGAGAGGTAAAGGATTAAACCCTTTTAAGAAATAAAGTTTTTGATCGGAGTATGCAAAAAACCGAGAGACCCCTTAACTTTTTAAGTTGTTAATAGAACGAATCACACTTTTACCACTAAACTATACCCGCTACATATACATTATTGTATATGAATGGACTATTTGTCGAACAAGGGAGTGAGACGCAATCAAGATAGCATTAAAATTATAACGTTGACACATATTTAGTCCCGCCAGCCAGGGACTTAAAAGGCGAAGAGCACAAAGCTTttctaaataacatatataaatttaaaaaacagtATAAAGTTATACTTATACTTTTCCTTTGCTGGATTGCTGGCATTCTCAGTCTGTCTGAAGGGGTCATTGAAGCTGGACAAAAAAAGAGGTACTGGCCCGGCCAGTACTTAACTAGGACCAGGCCGGGAGAATAAACCTTTCGTACAAAATTAAAGAAGTAAGGTTTTCTTTCTATTGGAGATACCTGTTTCGAATCTTATCTAAATGGAATTCTTGATCAAATTCGTTCTTGACTTACTCTTAACTTACTTAAATGAAACTTAAATTAAATTACGTAAATGTAAATtaacttaaatataaatataattatataattacttatataattacattacttaaattattaaaattaacttaacttaatataaatataattatataattataattatataattacttaattatataattacttataatataatattattataatataatattattaattacttaattatataattacttataatatacaattacttataaaattacttataatataatattataatatttaatattataatatttaagaaattttttattacataaaaaaaacctttaatttgttttttctttactttaattgaaaataaaatttcaattcctttaacctttaaatttagattagaatttattaataattttaatttttaattattcactttttattttttttttatttcatctgtaatgaaatctattctataattagaaattttaatagaatgtttcatatttctaatgataatgttataattataatgtttaatatctttcttaaattataatgtttaatatctttcttaataaaaaatattatattaatgtctttcttaaacttaataattaatatcttaaaaattaaaaattttttcttttttattattttcttttctttttttatttaatttcaatttaaattgaaatagttaatttcaatttcatttgaaattttattgaaatttcaattttatttaaattgggagagatggctgagtggactaaagcggcggattgctaatccgttgtacgagttattcgtaccgagggttcgaatccctctctctccgcccgctctgattacttgatactttcgatttcgaaggaatttcgattcctttatttttttataggtaaagtgaatatatggaatagataaaataataagaaaaaattagaaaaacaaagaaaactcaatttttttttattcctcacgtccaggattacgtcccggatcattagataagaatccgaagatgaagagagaaacaaagaatatcactactgtgtaaacaaagagtttgagagtaagcattacacaatctccaagataagatcattttagaaaaagggaatagattacctattttttctttttaccacatatactattttgtttgatttgacatcataccccccaaaatggagttttttgatttgaaaagaaaaagaaagtcacttttacgaatttctttgtaataagatttttattccttcctcacaaaaattttcttgtcatatcgacaattaggtattgtaggggacctagacctaataaactccttactcactgaaaggtcagaacgagtaaataaactgatcaaaattcatctccgcggttactcaatatacaagaatttccattttttaatcgagggtttataattctaatgtaagacttagccgatcttatccatttttataattttttttgtcgaataaatcatgaatggatttggcaaagtattaaggattttatcgaaaacttacagcagcttgccaaacaaaggctaagagaaaaaagagaacagGTATGACAGGCATCACATCTACGATTGGATTGAAAACGGCATAAGCTTCAGGCAATTTGGCAAAGAAAAAACTATTCGAATAAAGGACAGAATTAAGACAGATACAGATTAAGCTAAAGATATTAAACATAACAAACATTTCGTTCTTGTAgattagataattttattttgattgagttatttttataagggaaaaatgaaaaaggcaagtcaaaaaatccttctttttttttgaactctcccaaatcaaaaatccttccttccattctcaaatgagaatacaaggaattctactttcatacattatcttaattgaattctatgtaatgatcaattaacttttttgattctatatctaatctacatgtgttgaatcctagcaacaaacaaaataccccatatgtttttattatgtattatgtatttttttggggggggggattGACGAATAACTAATTCTAATAATAGTCTTGACTAGTGCCAAACAGGAAAAATGGGGCGTGGCCAAGCGGTAAGGCAGCGGGTTTTGGTCCCGTTATTCGGAGGTTCGAATCCTTCCGTCCCAGATCGTTTCCATCAGAAACAAAAGATGGGATCACATTGTATCCCACATAAAACGGAAAAATCTTAAAGAGAACaaccttttcttttgttctgaattcttagaatgtcttttgttctgaattcttagaatgAATTCTTAGAATGGATTCTTAGAATCCATTTGATTTATCACAAGCATAATAAAGTGTCAAATACAGGTGGaagtttttttgaataaaaaaaagagaaatttggggtctatcattcacattcataatatgctcgtactattgttatattcattatgtcccatattcatgaaatatgaatTCTAAATATGAATTATAATTCTCACATGATGCATTCCGAATTGAAGCGTGAAACAAAAGCATCTCTATTCCCTTCCACACAAAGCCTAAAGTCAAAAATAGGGTATCCCAATTTCACATTCTATGTGAAGACTAAAGAGTAGGGAGTTTGTCGTACTAATTTCATCACTGGTTTTAAAACTTCTAAAGCTGTGCTGTGGCGTGGGAaaaaataggataaaaattgTCTGAATTCCATTTCTTTCTATCTTATATCTTAGATGCCTCAAATGAAAATAATTGTAAATCAATGTAACGTAGCGATTGGGGGGAAATTTTGATATTCCATATTTTTAACTTGATTTTATGGAATTGATGGAAAAATTGTTGAACCTGAAGTAAAACAAAATCTATATAAACTAAAATAAACAAGGCCTACGCTATGCctatatgtatgatatatattgtgtattgttattatattgttgtatttcaataacaatgttgttgtatttcaataacaatgttgttgtatttcaataacaatggcCTTTCACTTAAGTGAAAAGAATTTGTGGAAGGGGAtctttgattttaaaaatatccatgattaccCCCAGTAACAATattcagattctttctttcagatgaaagaaagaataaggatcttaatgttgccgtacatgagaccttttctatttcatactcatgaaaatagataaactagattatcaatttacttctttggttaaaagaaaaccaattgataattcaaTTGAACATGGTAAAATTTATGTCTCCTTAGGGAATGAAATATCTGCTAAAAATTTTTAGCTACTCATTGTGATTGCGTCGACTTGGTGATTGAATTAGAGATCCAGTTTAGTCATGACTAGAAAACATAGTTCCAGTCATGATGTTGAAGTCGGAGatttttaaaacatttttttatgaACTCTTGGTTGGTACTCGAAGAAATATGATAAATCAATAGTATCTAGAAACTTACgacctttttgttttttggtcattggaacagtttatttgactaataatttatttttttccgggattggaaatatattaaattaaaggaTTTGAGGTTTATAGTTTTTTTGTTCTAGAAAAATAGATTCTGCATTTCATGATTGATCGTCCCGAACAATCTGTTGGAGATGTAAAGTAAATAAGTCTTAAGCAAACATCTTTCTTAGAAATACGTTTCATTCATATGATAGAATATCGAGTTAAAGAAATTGGATCCTTGCTGAGCTTTCTCCGGATAAATACAATACTTATCTATCCATAGAATACTTATCTATCCATAGGTATAAAGTATAGACTATTATATAGTTCCCGTTGTTCCCATCGAGCCAATGACTATTCATGATTACATATTAAATCAATTCCATTGCGGTTTGAAATTAAATTGAATTCTAAATTAGAGGAATGTTATGGTAAAACTTCGTTTGAAACGATGTGGTAGAAAGCAACGTGCGACTTGAAGGACATGATCCGCTGTGGATTTTTACATCCACCATTTTCTATACAAATGAAGATGCTCTTGGCTCGACATAGTTTGTTCTGTTCCATTAGGAATCTAATTTTTCTTAGGTTGATAGTACATGATGGAGCTCGAGCGGAAAGGATTGATTCATTTATCAAGGGGAAGAATCTAGGGTTAGTgccaatcaatcaataagttagacCAGCTTTGTAAGtatatccttaaaatataaaataatcggaattgataaaactatttcgatcaaaaaaaagtGTATCACAGAGGAATCAATTCTTCGTATTCTATTTCTATGGGTATTCTATTTctatagaaagaaataaaaaaaacaaaaggtatGTTGCTGCCCTTTTGAAAGGAGTAAGGATCACCGAAGTAATGTCTAAACCCAATGATTTTACAAAGCAAAGATAAAGGATTCCGAAACAAGGAAACACTATTTTCAATTGTCTCAAAAATTGGATCAGAATTAGGAATAAAAATAGATTCGAGATGAGACAAACAAAAGAGGTTAGAGACGGCTCAAGAAATGTCTAAGGATTTCccttcgaattctgtcagaattacccaacttgagttatgagtacgaatgaaatttatttttttttttttttttaggaagaacaaaataataataatgaattagactatgatttgagtcattattttgtgtttactatttgatattatatacagaaagatataccgaaataaaaataattttttctcgagCTCGAGCCGTATGAGGAGAAAAACCTCCTATACGTTTCTGGGGGGGGATTGTTTATGTACATCTATCCCAATGAGCCATCTATCGAATCG
This portion of the Musa acuminata AAA Group cultivar baxijiao unplaced genomic scaffold, Cavendish_Baxijiao_AAA HiC_scaffold_921, whole genome shotgun sequence genome encodes:
- the LOC135664995 gene encoding ATP synthase subunit a, chloroplastic, with the protein product MNVIPCSIKTLKGLYDISGVEVGQHFYWQIGGLQVHAQVLITSWVVIAILLGSVILAVRNPQTIPTGGQNFFEYVLEFIRDLSKTQIGEEYGPWVPFIGTMFLFIFVSNWSGALLPWKIIQLPHGELAAPTNDINTTVALALLTSVAYFYAGLSKKGLGYFGKYIQPTPILLPINILEDFTKPLSLSFRLFGNILADELVVVVLVSLVPSVVPIPVMFLGLFTSGIQALIFATLAAAYIGESMEGHH
- the LOC135664992 gene encoding ATP synthase subunit alpha, chloroplastic, translating into MVTLRADEISNIIRERIEQYSREIKIVNTGTVLQVGDGIARVHGLDEVMAGELVEFQEGTIGIALNLESNNVGVVLMGDGLMIQEGSSVKATGRIAQIPVSEGYLGRVINALAKPIDGRGEISASESRLIESPAPGIISRRSVYEPLQTGLIAIDSMIPIGRGQRELIIGDRQTGKTAVATDTILNQKGQNVICVYVAIGQKASSVAQVVTTFREKGAMEYTIVVAETADSPATLQYLAPYTGAALAEFFMYRGQHTLIIYDDLSKQAQAYRQMSLLLRRPPGREAYPGDVFYLHSRLLERAAKSNSSLGEGSMTALPIVETQSGDVSAYIPTNVISITDGQIFLSADLFNAGIRPAINVGISVSRVGSAAQIKAMKQVAGKSKLELAQFTELEAFAQFASDLDKATQNQLARGQRLRELLKQSQSDPLAVEEQIATIYTGANGYLDPLEIGQVKKFLSQLRSYLKNNKPKFQEIISSTKTFTEEVEFLLKEAIQEQIELFLLQEQT